In Rhizobium sp. NLR16a, the DNA window AAGCTGCGGCGGGCAATCAATGACGACGACGTCGTAGCGGTCGTCGACTTCAGCGAGCGCGCGGGAGATGCGGGTGAAGAAGGTCTTGCCGTCATTGCTCGACTTGTCGGTCATGGCGAGCGGCGTATCGTATTCATATTCCTGCAGGTCGAGATTGGCCGGCACGATATCGAGGCCGGGAAAATTGGTCTTGTGGATGATCTCGGAGAGCGGCTTCTTTTCGTCGTCATAGCGGATCGCCTCATAGAGCGACGAGGCCTGGTCGAACTCCGGCTGGAAGCCGTGCAGCGAGGAGAGCGATGCCTGCGGATCGAGATCGACGGCAAGGACGCGGTGGCCGGTCAGCGCCAGGTGCTGGGCGAGATGGGCTGATGTCGTCGTCTTGCCCGAGCCGCCCTTGAAGTTGACGACGGCGATCACCTGCAGCTTCTCATGGCCGCGGCGATGGGGCACATACATGCGGCTCTCGGAGCGGCCATGCGCATCGAGATAGCGCCTGAGCTCCAGCATCTGCTCGGCGCTGTAGGAGCGCCGCCCGGAAGGCGAAGTCTGCGGGCAGGGGCCTTTGCCTTCGAGATGCAGTTTCTTCAACGTGCTCTGCGAGGCCCCGACATAATTGGCGACCTCGGCGAGAGAGAAGTTGCGCAGCGTCTTCTTCGCGTTCGGCGGAAAGCGCTGCACGCTCAGGAGATGCAGCTTCTTCGAAATCACGTCGCCGTGCTCGAGAATCTGATCCTCGAAATAGAGCGGCGCGGCCTTCACGGCGTTCGAATTAGCGTTCATCGGCAGCAATCTTTCGGATAACGGTTTTCGGGATCAAAAGCCCCTGTAACCGTTATTATCCGCGATTCTCCGATACCGGCCAAGAAATTTAAGGTTAACGCATATTAACCTTTTCGATGCTCGTTCAAGCGCTTGCCGGATCTCTGCGTGATGTCCGGACGACCGGGGATTTTGGGCCGGGGGCGCTGACAAAGCGCCCCCGGCGGCGCCCGGCCGAAGGGGAGGGGGCATTCGGCGGGCTTAACTCAATGGCGCTTCGCCTGTAGTGATGCGCTGCTCGTCGGCGCCGAAGAGGTGAACGGTGTCGTGGCCGGGGGCGATCCTCAACACGTCGCCGGGGGCGGCCCGGATCCGCTCGCGGAAGACGCAGGTCAGCGTCTGCCCTCCGAGCCGCACGAGCACGAGTGTTTCCGAGCCTGTGGGCTCGACGACGACGGTCGTCACTTCGATGCCGTTGGGGTCGAGCATGATATGTTCGGGGCGAATGCCGTAGGTCACGGCATCCTTCGGCCGGCGTTCGCTCGGCAGCAGCAGCCCGTCCACGGTCCTGAACCCGTCTTCGCTCATGCTGCCCTTGATGAAATTCATCGCCGGCGAGCCGATGAAACCGGCGACGAACAGATTGTTCGGGCGGTCGTAGAGTTCGAGCGGCGAGCCCGATTGCTCGATCAGCCCATCCTTCATGACGACGATCTTGTCGGCCATGGTCATGGCTTCGATCTGGTCGTGGGTCACGTAGATTGTCGTCGTCTGCAGCCGCTGATGCAGTTCCTTGATCTCCGAGCGCATCTGCACCCGAAGCTTGGCATCGAGGTTCGACAAAGGCTCGTCGAACAGGAAGACGGCCGGATCGCGTACGATCGCCCGGCCCATGGCGACGCGCTGACGCTGGCCGCCCGAAAGCTGCTTCGGATAACGCTCCAGCAGGTTTTCCAGGCCGAGGATTTTTGCCGCATTGCCGACGCGCTGATCGATCTCCGATCTCGGCATGCGCTTCATACGCAGCGAGAAGCCCATGTTCTTCGCCACCGTCATATGCGGATAGAGCGCGTAGTTTTGGAACACCATGGCGATGTCGCGGTCTTTGGGCGCAAGCTCGTTGACGATGTGCTTGCCGATCTGGATCTTGCCCGAGGTGATGCCCTCCAGGCCGGCGATCATTCTGAGCAGCGTCGATTTTCCGCAGCCGGAGGGGCCGACCAGGACGACGAATTCGCCGTCGCCGATATCGACGGACACGCCTTTGATGGCTTTGAACGCGCCGTAGTCCTTGCGCGCATTGCTGACCGAAACATGGGCCATGAAACTCCTCCCGAATTCGCCGTCAAAGTCCGTTCAAGACACTTTTGAGAAAATCGAGGCCGAGGCGCTCACCCTCCTTGCGCGCGGCCAAGTTCTTGCCCGGCCAGCCGTAAGCGGCATCCTCGTGCTCGATCGACAGCGTGCCATCAAAACCGTAGCCGCGGGCCTGCCTGAGGAAACGCGGCCAGTCGAGCAGACCGAGCCCCGGCAACTTGTATTGCCACCAGCCCTTGCCGTGATAGCCGAGTGCCTGCAGGGCCTCGGCGTCGATCGCCGTATCCTTGGCGTGCAGAATGGCGATGCGGTCCTTGACCGCCTCCAGCGCCCGATAGGGATCGACGCCGATGCGGATGAGGTGCGAGGGGTCGAATTCGAGGCCGAAGCGGGGGTCCTCGATGCGGCGGAAAAGTTCCTGCCATCCCCTAGGCGTCGTTCCGATGAAATTGTCTCTAGGTCCGGGCCAGTTCTCGATCGCGAAGGTGAGGCCGCTTGCCTGCGTTTGCGCGATCAGCCCAATCGCGAAGTCGGCGAAGTCGTCATAATTGGCCTCGTCGCTTGCCGTATCGTTACGACCGGGAAAGATCACGAAGATCGGAACGCCGGCGCCGCCGATCGCTTCGGCAAATTCTGAGGTCCTTGCCCGGAGTTCCCGGCGCTTGTCGCGATCGGCATCAAGCTGATTGCCGAAAAAAGTGATCGAGGAGACGAAGAGGCCGCGGCTTCTTGCCAGCGTAACGGCATCTTCCACCCGGTCGGGCGTCTTGATGTGGCCGCCGACATCGATCTCGATCGCTTCGAACCCCGACGACGCGGCGAAATCTACCACTTCCTCCAGCGGGCGGTCATTGAATGTCGAGGTATAGAAGCCGATTTTCACCATATCCTCCGATCCTCATCAAAATCCGGGGCCTTGCGGTCGTTTCAACTGTTCAGCCGATCCATGAATTTCAGCGGCGAGCGCGTGCGCTGCGCCACATCGGCCGATGCGAGCATCAGGGCCGCCGCCATCGGCATGGCCGCCGCACCCATGGCCGAGGCGTCCTCGCCGATCGAGGCGCGATGCAGCGAGGGCAGGTTCGTGTCCTCGGCGTCGAGATGCTCGTGGACGTAACGCAGCAATTCATCGACGATGCGGATCGGCAGCCGGCCGCCGACGAGCACGGCATCGGGATCGACGATCATGGCGATATGTTTGACCGCGACGGCGAGATGCGCGCTCATTTCCTTCAGCCATTGTGAAACGAGGCGCTTGCCGCGCGCGTCGAGGGTCAGCAGATCCTGCGGCACGCTCACCTCGATCCCATGCCGGGCGAGGAAATCATAGAGGAAGAACAGCGAGAAGATCTCCCCGAGAAGCTGGACCTTCTGCGCCTCGCCGTCGCGGCCGTCGGCAATCGGAAGCCAGCCGATCTCGCCGCTGAGGCCCATGGCGCCGCGATGGCCGTTGCCGTCGAGAACGAGGCCGCCGCCCGGGCAGGCATTGACGGCAATATAGAAGAAGCTGCTGCTTTCCGCGCCGAGGCCGTAGTTGAGCTCGGCAAGGGCAGCGGCATTAGCCTCGTTTTCTGTGAAGACGGGATGCGGCGTCAGGCTCTCCAGTGCGGCGCGCACGTCGAAATCAGTCCATTCCTGATAGGCGTCGGGCTTGCCGAGCAGCGAGATTTCGCCGAGCCAATCCGGCATGGCAAGGCCGATGCCGGCAAGGCGCGCATCGTCGATCAGTCGGCTGCGCTGGAAATGCGAGATCGCATCTGATGTCAGTTGCATGAATTCCGCCGGCAGGATGAAGCGCTTCTCGTGGTGTACGCGGGCGCGCACATTGCCGACGGCGTCGACCGCCAGGATCGTCAGATGGTCGCGGTCGATGTTGATGCCGATGGCGTAATAGGCATCGGGATTGATTTCGAGTTCGATTGCCGGCTGGCCTCTGAGCCCATGCCGGCGGCGGGCCTCCATGATCAGGCCCTCGTCCAGCAGGCGGTCGACGATGCGGGCGATCGCTGGTTTGGTGAAGCCCGTCTGCCTGGCGATCTCGGCGCGCGAAATCGGCGCCTGGCGGTGGATGCAGCGCAGGACGACGGCCCTGTTGTGCTCGCCCGCGTCTTCGACATTGGCGCCCGTCAGATCGGGGGAGAGCCTAGCGCCGAGTGTCTGGTTCATGCGTTCAATCCTTCCGCGCGCGTGGAGAGTGAAGCAGACCCTCTCATCCCTTCACCGCGCCGCTGGTCATCGCGCCGAGGATCAGCCTCTGGAGCGACAGGAAGGCCACGATCGCCGGAACGACCGCAATCAGGCAGGCGGCTGCAAGCAGCTGGATGGACGAGTCGGTCTGCATGCCGCGGAAGTTAAAGATTCCGACGCCGATCGGCATCAGGTCATTTTTGGTGAGCAGCAGGAAAGGCACCAGGAATTGCGACCAGCCGGCAATCACAGTGATGATGAAAACCGAGGCGATGCCCGGCGCCGACAGGGGCACGATGATGCGCCAGAAAACCGAGAAGCGATTGCAGCCATCGATCATCGCCGCCTCGTCGAGGCTGCGCGGAATGCCGTCGACCGTACT includes these proteins:
- the repA gene encoding plasmid partitioning protein RepA; translated protein: MNANSNAVKAAPLYFEDQILEHGDVISKKLHLLSVQRFPPNAKKTLRNFSLAEVANYVGASQSTLKKLHLEGKGPCPQTSPSGRRSYSAEQMLELRRYLDAHGRSESRMYVPHRRGHEKLQVIAVVNFKGGSGKTTTSAHLAQHLALTGHRVLAVDLDPQASLSSLHGFQPEFDQASSLYEAIRYDDEKKPLSEIIHKTNFPGLDIVPANLDLQEYEYDTPLAMTDKSSNDGKTFFTRISRALAEVDDRYDVVVIDCPPQLGYLTLTALTAATSVLITIHPQMLDVMSMGQFLLMLGGILKPIRAAGAEVNLSWYRYLITRYEPTDVPQAQMVGFMSTMFHEFMLKNQMVKSTAISDAGITKQTLYEVERSSMNRGTYDRAMEAMDAVNAEIAGLIHQAWGR
- the ugpC gene encoding sn-glycerol-3-phosphate ABC transporter ATP-binding protein UgpC, encoding MAHVSVSNARKDYGAFKAIKGVSVDIGDGEFVVLVGPSGCGKSTLLRMIAGLEGITSGKIQIGKHIVNELAPKDRDIAMVFQNYALYPHMTVAKNMGFSLRMKRMPRSEIDQRVGNAAKILGLENLLERYPKQLSGGQRQRVAMGRAIVRDPAVFLFDEPLSNLDAKLRVQMRSEIKELHQRLQTTTIYVTHDQIEAMTMADKIVVMKDGLIEQSGSPLELYDRPNNLFVAGFIGSPAMNFIKGSMSEDGFRTVDGLLLPSERRPKDAVTYGIRPEHIMLDPNGIEVTTVVVEPTGSETLVLVRLGGQTLTCVFRERIRAAPGDVLRIAPGHDTVHLFGADEQRITTGEAPLS
- a CDS encoding sugar phosphate isomerase/epimerase translates to MKIGFYTSTFNDRPLEEVVDFAASSGFEAIEIDVGGHIKTPDRVEDAVTLARSRGLFVSSITFFGNQLDADRDKRRELRARTSEFAEAIGGAGVPIFVIFPGRNDTASDEANYDDFADFAIGLIAQTQASGLTFAIENWPGPRDNFIGTTPRGWQELFRRIEDPRFGLEFDPSHLIRIGVDPYRALEAVKDRIAILHAKDTAIDAEALQALGYHGKGWWQYKLPGLGLLDWPRFLRQARGYGFDGTLSIEHEDAAYGWPGKNLAARKEGERLGLDFLKSVLNGL
- a CDS encoding ROK family transcriptional regulator, which codes for MNQTLGARLSPDLTGANVEDAGEHNRAVVLRCIHRQAPISRAEIARQTGFTKPAIARIVDRLLDEGLIMEARRRHGLRGQPAIELEINPDAYYAIGINIDRDHLTILAVDAVGNVRARVHHEKRFILPAEFMQLTSDAISHFQRSRLIDDARLAGIGLAMPDWLGEISLLGKPDAYQEWTDFDVRAALESLTPHPVFTENEANAAALAELNYGLGAESSSFFYIAVNACPGGGLVLDGNGHRGAMGLSGEIGWLPIADGRDGEAQKVQLLGEIFSLFFLYDFLARHGIEVSVPQDLLTLDARGKRLVSQWLKEMSAHLAVAVKHIAMIVDPDAVLVGGRLPIRIVDELLRYVHEHLDAEDTNLPSLHRASIGEDASAMGAAAMPMAAALMLASADVAQRTRSPLKFMDRLNS